One stretch of Macrotis lagotis isolate mMagLag1 chromosome 7, bilby.v1.9.chrom.fasta, whole genome shotgun sequence DNA includes these proteins:
- the LOC141494105 gene encoding olfactory receptor-like protein OLF3, producing MGGDNVTWIKEFILLGLSTDHQIQVGLFVLFGFIYLLTLLGNGLIILLIWLDARLHSPMYFFLCNLSVVDICYTTSGVPQMLAHFLMEKKTIPYTRCATQLFFSLALGGIEFLLLAAMAYDRYVAVCDPLQYVMVMRRGMYVGLAIVSWLIGLANSAVETAVTMSLPTCGHNVLNHVACETLAVVRLACVDITINQIIILVSSIIVLLVPCCLVSLSYAHIVAAVLRIRSSEGRRKAFGTCTSHLTVVSMSYGMALFTYMQPRASASAEQDKMVVLFYAVVTPMLNPLIYSLRNKDMKAALKKVIGKSSV from the coding sequence ATGGGGGGTGATAATGTGACCTGGATCAAAGAGTTCATCTTGCTGGGACTCTCTACTGACCATCAGATTCAAGTTGGGCTTTTTGTCCTGTTTGGATTCATCTATTTACTGACTTTACTGGGCAATGGGTTGATTATTCTTCTGATCTGGCTGGATGCTCGACTGCACTCCCCCATGTACTTCTTCCTCTGCAACCTCTCAGTCGTTGACATCTGCTACACAACCAGTGGGGTTCCACAGATGCTAGCACATTTTCTCATGGAGAAAAAGACCATCCCCTATACTCGATGTGCAACGCAGCTCTTCTTCTCTTTGGCATTGGGTGGAATCGAATTTCTACTATTGGCAGCAATGGCTTATGACCGCTACGTGGCAGTCTGTGACCCTTTGCAATATGTCATGGTCATGCGGCGAGGAATGTATGTGGGCCTAGCCATAGTCTCCTGGCTCATTGGCCTGGCCAATTCAGCAGTAGAGACAGCAGTCACAATGAGCCTTCCTACATGTGGACACAATGTCTTGAACCATGTAGCCTGTGAGACCCTGGCTGTGGTGAGGCTGGCTTGTGTAGACATCACCATTAATCAGATTATTATTTTAGTATCTAGTATCATAGTGCTATTGGTGCCCTGTTGTCTGGTTTCCCTCTCCTATGCTCACATTGTAGCAGCTGTCCTACGTATTCGTTCCTCTGAGGGACGTCGCAAAGCTTTTGGGACATGCACCTCCCATCTCACTGTGGTTTCCATGTCTTATGGGATGGCCCTGTTCACTTACATGCAGCCCCGTGCCAGTGCCTCAGCTGAACAGGACAAAATGGTCGTGTTATTCTATGCTGTGGTAACCCCTATGCTCAATCCCCTAATTTACAGCCTCAGAAACAAGGATATGAAAGCTGCACTGAAAAAAGTGATAGGAAAGAGTTCAgtctga